From the Candidatus Nitrosotenuis uzonensis genome, the window CATTTCCCTTTGAATCAACAATTATGACCTCTGCACCTGTCTCCAGCTCGGAAAGATATTTGGTAGTGCCATCAGGAGATAGCGTATAGCAGTGCACCGCGCCGGCATTCACTCTGAACGGTCTTGGCGATGTAAATGAGGAACCGACAGACTCGTTGTGAACCAAAAACAAAAAGTTTGACCTACTCCCAATCAGCATCCCTTCTCCTCGGTGCAACATGGATGCAGTGTCGACGCAAACTCGCTCACCATCGCCGACTGCCTTGATGTCAATTATCTTTGCCTGTCCTAGCTCAAAGCTGCTGCTGCCAAGGTACGTCATGGCCTCTTTGACACCTGCAACAGAGCTTGCCTCATAAATCACTCCATCCACTCCGACTTCAAGAATCGAGAACATCTTTCTTACCTCCTCAGGCGTCCTTGCCATTGCAAAGATCTCAGTGTGCATCTTGTGAAGCTTGGCAATTATGTTCTCAAGCGGAATTATCTTCCAGTCCTTTACCTCTATAATAACAAAGTCTAGGCCTTTCTTTGCCTCCGTAAAAATTCCCTCTATGTCAGTATTTGATAGCACTTTGAAGCGCTTGCCGACCTTTTTTCCCTTTGGCCTTGAGACGTCCTTTTCGAGCACAACCATCTTGGCAGCAGGAGATGGATACATAGAAGCCATCTTTGATCTGCCTAATGTTTTTGGGTCTGCATACACTGTCTTGATTCCTTCCCTTTCCAGTGAAATCAGAAACTTTGCAAGTGCTGCCTTTGAAACCTTTGGCAGAATTACAAGATGCTTATTTTTTTCCAAGTCTTTTTTCTGCTTCCTTTGCTGATTCCTTTCCAAATATTATGGCAGCAAGAGCTCCGACCATCTTCTCGGGACTCTTGTGCGCAAAGATGTTGCGGCCGTAGGTGACCCCCTTGGCACCTGCCTTCATAGCATCTTCTGTCATCTGTAAAATGTCAGCATCAGTCTTTGCCTTCGGGCCGCCAGCAATTACCACTGGTACTGGTATTGACTTGACTACCTTGGCAAAAGAATCCACATCCCCGGTGTACAGCGTCTTTACAATATCTGCTCCAAGCTCTGCCCCTATTCTTGCAACATGTCCTACAATTTCCGGGTCATGCGGGTTCTTGATGTTCTCTCCTCTTGGATACATCATGGCAAGCAGCGGCACGTTTAGGTTATGACACTGCTCGGAGATCCTGCCAAGCTGCTCTAGCATCTCTGGCTCCTCCTTTCCACCCACGTTGATGTGCAGCGACACTCCGTCTGCTCCAAGACGCAAAGCCTCTTCCGCACTGCCTGTGAGCATCTTCCTATTAGGTGACATAGATAGTGATGTGCTTGCAGAAAAATGCGCCAAAATTCCGACCCTTGTAGGTCTTGGCAACGACTTGATTATTCCCTTGTTAATTATCACACTTGTAAGGCCGTGAGTCTCGCATCTTGATATTATCGATGCAGGATTCTCAAGACCCTCAATCGGCCCGCTTGAGATTCCATGATCCATCGGAATGCACAACATCTTGCCTTTGCGCAAAATCCGACTCATTCTTATCTCAAGGCCACTGACCATGTCGGATCTCGCCGCGGCGCCCTAATTAAAAATAACGTGCCAAAAACTTTGCTCTATCTGCAGCAGAACGCTCAAGAATTAAATAACATGCAAAGACCATCACACACAGTTTGAGCCAAATCACTGAGCAGATGCACACCAGCGATATTGGCGATATTTTGGAAAAATCAATCTCCGGAACGCGCCCGTCCGGCAACGACATACTCAGGCTACTCAAATCCGATGACGTGCACCTGATGGGGCTTGTCGCAGGACACATAACAAGAAAGCGCTTTGGCAAAAAGGCCTCCTTTGTAAACAACATAATTCTAAATTACACAAACGTCTGCGTCACAGACTGCAAATTCTGTGCATTCTACAGACCTCCGGGGCACAACGATGCATACACGCTATCGCTTGAGCAGATAGAGGCACGCGTTAGAACTGCATGGGAGATGTTCCAGATAAGACAGGTCCTCATCCAAGGGGGGCATAATCCGAACCTTGGAATCGAATACTATGAGGATGCATTCTCAATGATCAGAAAAAAATATCCGCACATTGGAGTTCACGGCCTCTCACCATCTGAGATAGATATGATATCGCGAATCGAAAAGACATCTACAAAAGAAGTGCTATCAAGACTCAAGTCTGCAGGACTGCAGTCAATTCCAGGAGCTGGCGCCGAAATCCTAGTCGATACCGTCAAGGACATCATAAGCCCAAAGAAAATCTCCAGCGATGACTGGCTCAGAATCATGGAAGAAGCACACACCATGGGGCTTCCTGCATCTGCAACAATGATGTACGGCCATGTCGAAACGGCATCTGACATATCGTCTCACTTTGAGAAAATTGCCAAACTGCAGGAAAAGACCGGCGGATTCATGGCGTTCATACCGTGGAGCTTTGAGCCTAACAACACCTTGATGCAAAAAGAAAACCTTGTAATGTACGGCG encodes:
- a CDS encoding 3-dehydroquinate synthase II, which encodes MEKNKHLVILPKVSKAALAKFLISLEREGIKTVYADPKTLGRSKMASMYPSPAAKMVVLEKDVSRPKGKKVGKRFKVLSNTDIEGIFTEAKKGLDFVIIEVKDWKIIPLENIIAKLHKMHTEIFAMARTPEEVRKMFSILEVGVDGVIYEASSVAGVKEAMTYLGSSSFELGQAKIIDIKAVGDGERVCVDTASMLHRGEGMLIGSRSNFLFLVHNESVGSSFTSPRPFRVNAGAVHCYTLSPDGTTKYLSELETGAEVIIVDSKGNARRATVGRSKIERRPMLMIKAQIGDEIGGIIAQDAETIRFVRPGGHLVSVTHLKKGDTVLVYAKSATGRHFGMEVSDEYILEK
- a CDS encoding 2-amino-3,7-dideoxy-D-threo-hept-6-ulosonate synthase, encoding MVSGLEIRMSRILRKGKMLCIPMDHGISSGPIEGLENPASIISRCETHGLTSVIINKGIIKSLPRPTRVGILAHFSASTSLSMSPNRKMLTGSAEEALRLGADGVSLHINVGGKEEPEMLEQLGRISEQCHNLNVPLLAMMYPRGENIKNPHDPEIVGHVARIGAELGADIVKTLYTGDVDSFAKVVKSIPVPVVIAGGPKAKTDADILQMTEDAMKAGAKGVTYGRNIFAHKSPEKMVGALAAIIFGKESAKEAEKRLGKK
- the mqnC gene encoding cyclic dehypoxanthinyl futalosine synthase, whose translation is MSQITEQMHTSDIGDILEKSISGTRPSGNDILRLLKSDDVHLMGLVAGHITRKRFGKKASFVNNIILNYTNVCVTDCKFCAFYRPPGHNDAYTLSLEQIEARVRTAWEMFQIRQVLIQGGHNPNLGIEYYEDAFSMIRKKYPHIGVHGLSPSEIDMISRIEKTSTKEVLSRLKSAGLQSIPGAGAEILVDTVKDIISPKKISSDDWLRIMEEAHTMGLPASATMMYGHVETASDISSHFEKIAKLQEKTGGFMAFIPWSFEPNNTLMQKENLVMYGVGGMQLLKMIAISRLVFDGMINHIQSSWLTNGVGMAQVALQYGADDFGGTLIGEEVVSCTGARSTELTGKKIIDAIHQIGYSVEERDNFYNTVRMH